One genomic segment of Acidobacteriota bacterium includes these proteins:
- a CDS encoding S8 family serine peptidase, translating into MTRRLARQVERILDEGSGNHRSVIVRMKLSEKDEETLLGAVAHAIQRRALLLSARDILPVHLESLVVTAGETTSDRSGNVPEEEGGVAAQVAATAIRQVSKRGLRSRGLRSLRPLVSSLLKLKQGTHGARSFWTSKCVVLQMTKDDLSRLNRLVDELLIGDIYPNRTLHVPRLVELKALPSRVLENRASAWGIHAVGGLAARGAYGASGKGVKVGVLDTGVDASHPDLQRKVVDWAEFDANGEDVPGSQPHDTAQHGTHVAGTIAGGRASGRWIGMAPDAKLAVAIALDGAKGGTDAQVLAGIDWAVERGVDVLSMSLGGMTLGPEVPSTYTEAILTSLRAGIPVVTAIGNDGQQITGSPGNDLLSFSVGATDYRDCAAAFSGGRTHVIRESNFVSPENLPLVYSKPEISAPGVAVYSSVPGDKWAAFNGTSMATPHVAGAMALLLSATSIRKRVAPTNRAFLIQDLLTGSVEELGEIGQDHRFGFGRLDILQAIGFAREKGF; encoded by the coding sequence ATGACCCGTCGACTTGCCAGGCAGGTGGAAAGGATTCTGGACGAGGGATCCGGGAATCACCGCAGCGTCATCGTGCGAATGAAGCTCTCGGAAAAGGATGAGGAAACACTCCTGGGTGCGGTTGCCCACGCCATTCAGCGGCGTGCGCTGTTGCTGTCCGCTCGGGACATCTTGCCGGTTCACCTGGAGAGTTTGGTTGTTACCGCTGGAGAAACCACTTCCGATCGATCCGGAAATGTACCCGAGGAAGAAGGAGGTGTCGCGGCTCAGGTAGCTGCCACGGCCATTCGGCAGGTGAGCAAGCGGGGTCTTCGGTCCAGGGGTCTCAGGTCATTGAGGCCTCTGGTCTCGAGCTTGCTCAAGCTCAAGCAGGGAACCCATGGCGCCAGATCTTTCTGGACCTCGAAATGCGTGGTCCTGCAAATGACCAAGGATGACCTGTCCAGGTTGAATCGGTTGGTGGACGAGCTGCTGATTGGAGACATCTACCCGAACCGAACACTGCATGTGCCTCGCCTGGTGGAATTGAAAGCGCTTCCCTCGAGAGTGCTCGAGAACAGGGCCAGCGCCTGGGGGATTCATGCCGTTGGAGGACTGGCTGCCCGAGGGGCTTACGGAGCCAGTGGGAAAGGAGTCAAGGTCGGAGTACTGGATACCGGTGTGGATGCAAGCCACCCCGACCTGCAACGGAAGGTGGTGGACTGGGCGGAATTCGATGCCAATGGAGAGGATGTCCCCGGTTCCCAACCGCATGACACGGCTCAGCATGGAACACATGTCGCCGGCACCATTGCCGGAGGGAGGGCCAGCGGCCGCTGGATCGGCATGGCGCCGGACGCCAAACTGGCGGTAGCCATTGCCTTGGACGGAGCCAAGGGTGGGACGGACGCTCAGGTTCTTGCCGGAATCGATTGGGCGGTTGAGCGCGGGGTCGATGTGCTGAGCATGTCCCTGGGTGGAATGACCTTGGGCCCTGAGGTCCCCAGCACCTATACCGAGGCGATCCTGACATCGCTGCGGGCCGGAATTCCGGTGGTGACGGCCATCGGAAATGACGGTCAACAGATCACCGGCTCGCCCGGCAACGATCTGCTTTCGTTTTCCGTGGGAGCGACCGACTATCGAGACTGCGCTGCCGCATTCAGCGGAGGTCGAACCCATGTCATCCGGGAGTCCAACTTCGTTTCCCCGGAGAATCTGCCTCTTGTCTATTCCAAACCGGAAATCTCCGCTCCGGGGGTGGCGGTCTACTCTTCGGTGCCGGGTGACAAGTGGGCCGCTTTCAACGGAACCTCCATGGCAACCCCTCATGTTGCCGGCGCCATGGCGCTGCTGCTTAGCGCTACTTCCATCAGGAAACGTGTGGCGCCCACCAACCGTGCATTCCTGATTCAGGATCTGCTCACCGGGTCGGTTGAAGAGCTGGGAGAAATCGGGCAGGATCACCGTTTCGGGTTCGGGCGACTCGACATTCTGCAGGCGATCGGATTCGCCAGGGAAAAGGGGTTCTGA